Part of the Lotus japonicus ecotype B-129 chromosome 6, LjGifu_v1.2 genome, GATTCTATAATATTCattacattatttttttctcCTTATCTTTTTAATTAATCTATCACAGTAATCATTGATCATTGCATATGTTCTTAACTAACCGCTTTTAAACTTTCAATACAGTGTAATATGTATCAGCAATAAGATTTGACATTATCAAAATTCACTCTAATGTACAAATTGGTTGGTAATAGCACGCTATAGCGCCATAGTAGTGAATAGTGGCATGTGGGCACTCTAGGCTATCATGTTAGCCTCACAATTCAAAGTAGCGATCATTGCGACCACTATAGCGGCATGAAGGACAATCATCGAAACTATTTGGTTGCTATTGAAAATGATGGGAGAAAAAACCCCAAAAATGCTCGCGGATTGATAGTGAGGCATTTTTTGAGAGATATTTTAGGGTTTGGGTTCAAAAACATAATGACAAGGTTTTGATTGTAGTAAAAAGCTCGCCCCACGCCTTTTATTCCTTCTTTGTCCTAGATTGAAAGACCGCGGGTAAGCCACCTCATAACCTTGTAGAGGGCTCCCTTGCCATAACCATCTCTGTTTTCTCAATTTTGAAATCTAGAAGCTTTGGGAATGCTGTCTCTTCTGTTTTTTTCCACCTATACTTTTTTGTTTTGCTAGTTCTTTTGTGATTTATTTTGTTTATCTGGTTAGACACAAAAAATACTATCTTCTAGTTCTTCATTTCCTCTTTTTCTTGGTTTGTTGGATCAATTTTTTGTATGCTTTGTTCAATTGTTCTAGACACTTCAACCTTTAATTGTTAATTATGGATGTCATGaatcttaaatattttttaccaTTCATATATGCATATAGTATAAATTGTATAAAAAACATCATAGCAGCCATACCGCTATGACTGGCCAAAAAACCTTCATGCACGACTGATGGAAGAACAATGTACAAATGGAAgggaacttttttttttgaagttcaATACGGCTGACTTTCATTAGTGAGTTGAATAAGCGTCTACAAGCATAGCCTCTGCTACAATCTGAGGTGGACTATCCCACCAGGTAGCGGAAGGAAAATCATTTGCTAAAGATGCTAGCACATGAGCTGCATTATTTGCTGTCCTATTAACATGACTGAAAGATATAAAACTAAAAGACTTAGCCAGCTCCTTGCAATCATGGATAAGGGGATCAATATCAGGTCTGCATCTGAGTGAGTGCATAGCTCGAATTACCAATGCAGAGTCGGATTCCACGATGACAGCCTCCATGCCCATGTCTCTGATCGTAGCTAGGCACCACCGCATAGCCTTAGCTTCTGCCACAGTAGCCTCTGATCTAAACTCATCCATAAGGGTGGCTGCAACTAACAAACATGAGTTGTGGTCTCGCGCTACTAGGCCAAAGCCAGTTGAAGAGCTTCCTGTCCACCCCGCATCGAGGTTAACTTTGATTCTATCCTCAGGTGGCGGTTTCCAAATCCTCTCCGACTGATTCTCTGGGGTTGCTTCCCTTGTACCTTGAGCTTCCTGCCATTCATGCAAGCAACCCGTGCCTCTGGACATAGCAGTTGCCGGATCTATATTGGTGTTGTTAAACAGCTTATCATTTCTTGCCTTCCAAACTACCCAAATGGAAGGGAACTTAATGTTGTCATTAATATGAAGGAAACGTGTGTAAACCAAGAAGCTAAAACTATAGTTAGCTTAAACTTCTCCCCATCAACGTTAAAATAGGGGGAACAAGGTTAACTCTAATATGTTCATTATGCTGAGAGAAAATTGTAAACCCTTATGAAAATGTTAATCTCTATGTAAAGCATCTTCAAGATCCAGATCCTCCCCAATGCGGTTCTTCAAAACAGTTCTAGAATGTAAAGGTGTTTTGCACTTGCACTGGAGCTCGTTGAACCTCCCAACATCAAACTTCTGCCTCTTGCAAAGCTTCCTCTGCCTTGAAAGAAAGAGCCTCTTCATGAAATCTTGGTAAGTAGGGTCTCTTCTAGTGAACAAAAAGTAGGCATAGCCTATGACTATCCCAGAGGTTGTCGTGAAAAATGCAATAGGTTCCATTacatcccatgaaaattcccaGAATGTTAGCCGGAAGAAGAGTCCAACAGTAATTATGCTACATCCTAGACCGAACCAGAGGATGCGCCGCATCTGCTTATGTGCTAACACATCaatttcctctttcttctcttgCAGTTTCTTTAACTCCTCCCTTATAGGGTCATTCTCAGAAGTCAATGCCAGAGGAACAGCTTTTCGAATCAGATCCACCACCTAAACATAGAGAATTGCCATTTAGAAAGGTACCCCGATCAAAACAGACAATTGAATTTCATAGTACTTTCTTTAACTAATAAAAATGCATATCTTTTTTTAGACTGTTACATAAAGATGTTTATATCAGCAGCAAAATGCTGATCAGGCAGATAATATTCTATCCTAACAAACATACTGCAATGACTCGACAGACAGTTTGTGCTAGACCTTGCAAACAGATGTTAGGCTATGAAACAAAACATAGAGAATTGAATGTAGTTCTGAAACTTGAAGCAGTCTAAAAGTGCAAGTTGAGGCATGTATGTCATGTGCAATGGTGCACCTTTACTTAATGACATACATTACTTCCGGATTCCAATTATGTCCCATAAGTGCATGCTTCATTCTCAAACCAGTAAAGTTGTAATCTAGACAGACTTGGGTAAATAGCCTTTGAAATTTTTAACAAAGTGCAAGAGAAGCGCAGACTAATATATATAACCAAGTCTTGAAGCCTTTTTGCATAACTAGCACATTAAAGATTGAGAATTGAGATAGTGAAGAAAAGCTGAGGTTAATGAGTGAAAAAAGCATGGAGAAATGAGTGAATGGCAAGAAAGTTTTTACATGTATAATAGTTCCATTCTCATCAATGACaatcaaatatatttttagtgGGAAGCGTAtagatgaaaagagagattgCGACTAAAACTTTGATGTTAGACATTGGGAAAATACAACGAAATACTTTGGAGCTACAGAGGCCTTGAAACCTAAAGTTTATAAATTGACTTTGTTCTCCTTTCTAGTAAAGAAAAAAATCTGCACCTGCATCAAAACTTGATCAGCTCTACTACAGTACTACTTATAATTACCATGAAAGAGATATAAGCATGCAAAGTGTGAAACTACAACTGCAATTGAAATTCCATATGAAAATTCAAATCTACAATATTAATTGATGGATAAAAAAGGAAAGTGAGAATAGAATGAATCCTATATCCTCTCTCATAAGTTAAGCCAAAAAATGATTTATGGAATTATCACAGGTTGTTTTTGCAGGATAAACTAAAGACTCACGAATCACAAGTCACAGCCTATGAGTCACCTAAGGGACCATTATTCAAAAGGGTTATGCTATACAAACAACAAGTGAACTTTTTTTGTGCACAAATTCAGACATAATCCAACCATATAATATGTCCCTCTTCGAAAAGGAATGTGTAAAAGAGACATAAGGGCCAGAGAGGACCCTCACACTAAAAAGAAGTAAAGGAGGCAACAAGTGACATCTCTTGCAGCTATTGGGACAATCTGTTCATGCTTTTCATTAGCCCCACAAGAACAACTTCTCATCTTATGCTAGGCACAAACAAAAAGAAGCAATAAGCAAAAAATAGCCATTAAAACACCAAAACCTCACCTTATCAGGATGCAGATACACCTTGTCTCGGAAGAGGAGAACAACCCCAGCCTCATCAAGAACCTTGGCGAATGATGCAGCCTCCTCTTGGTTCCTGGCAATACCAGCACTCTCACAGGCTTGAAGAAGCTCAGAATAGGAAACAACCTCCTTCCCTTCCACACCAAGCTTCATCCTAAGGGATTCCACATTCACCAATCTCATAAGCCTCTTAGCTTCAGAAAATGATATAGAATCTTCTTCTGTTCCCTTACCACTGCTAACACCACCATCcccagaggaagatgaaataCCCCTCTTGATCTGGTTTAACACAACAGATAAAGATGTcacccctcttcctcttcctcttccaccacaCATCTCTGTACCAAAACCCCTCAAACCAAGCAAAGGAGGCTCCAAAGGATGAAACTTTTCCCCATAACCAAGACTAACATCAACAACTGCAGATACCCTTTTGCTCAAAGATCCAAAACCGCCACCAGCACCACACCGCCACCTACCCCACATGTTTCCTCTCCCAAAAAAGCAACCACACAgtgaaaaaattgaaacttttttttcttttgaaaaaattgaaactttatGTTGAAAAGCTCAATATGACGAAAAATGAAGACTACCCATTATTGTTATCGCCATGAAAATCCTATATATCGAGAACCAGAACGTTTTCTCTCATCTAAGACATTGGTAACTGAAATTAATTAACGCTTAAAGGTAGAAAGTGCGAaaagagaaaaggaagaagaagaagcattgTGTGCATttatgagagtgagagaggagagagagaatGAGGAAAGAGTGAGGAAGcgg contains:
- the LOC130724839 gene encoding uncharacterized protein LOC130724839 gives rise to the protein MSRGTGCLHEWQEAQGTREATPENQSERIWKPPPEDRIKVNLDAGWTGSSSTGFGLVARDHNSCLLVAATLMDEFRSEATVAEAKAMRWCLATIRDMGMEAVIVESDSALVIRAMHSLRCRPDIDPLIHDCKELAKSFSFISFSHVNRTANNAAHVLASLANDFPSATWWDSPPQIVAEAMLVDAYSTH
- the LOC130723794 gene encoding calcium uniporter protein 6, mitochondrial-like; this translates as MWGRWRCGAGGGFGSLSKRVSAVVDVSLGYGEKFHPLEPPLLGLRGFGTEMCGGRGRGRGVTSLSVVLNQIKRGISSSSGDGGVSSGKGTEEDSISFSEAKRLMRLVNVESLRMKLGVEGKEVVSYSELLQACESAGIARNQEEAASFAKVLDEAGVVLLFRDKVYLHPDKVVDLIRKAVPLALTSENDPIREELKKLQEKKEEIDVLAHKQMRRILWFGLGCSIITVGLFFRLTFWEFSWDVMEPIAFFTTTSGIVIGYAYFLFTRRDPTYQDFMKRLFLSRQRKLCKRQKFDVGRFNELQCKCKTPLHSRTVLKNRIGEDLDLEDALHRD